From a region of the Salvelinus alpinus chromosome 2, SLU_Salpinus.1, whole genome shotgun sequence genome:
- the thumpd1 gene encoding THUMP domain-containing protein 1, with translation MSEAQDLRKRSKKRYGGGHRSKKYKGSRELEVGMQGILITCNMNERKCTAEAFNLLNEYADQLYGPENFKEPEESSSEEEDDEDVEAALKKEVKQLKASSGKRERRFQAMDSGANNVIFIKTKNLDPDKLVHHILSDLHITKKNKSRVILRMLPVSGTCKAFQEDMDKYLSEFLEPWFKAPNQGSYQIAFKSRNSSHNKRDDIIKALAGLVGKMNPKNKVDLTTPELTIIVEVIKSVCCVSVVRDYTLYRKYNLQEVAKEEGPKDGKQEEVTTNQEEIKSNQEEKGGKQEEIKSNQEEKDGKQEEIKSNQEGKDGKQEEIKSNQEGKDGKQEEIKLKQEEGKDAPKTDKEGKGDEEEEK, from the exons ATGTCCGAAGCACAAGACTTGAGAAAGCGCAGTAAGAAACGCTATGGCGGCGGACACCGGAGTAAGAAGTACAAGGGTTCCCGGGAGCTCGAGGTGGGCATGCAAGGTATTCTCATCACCTGTAATATGAACGAGAGGAAATGCACCGCGGAAGCCTTCAACCTGCTCAACGAATACGCCGACCAACTCTACGGACCTGAGAAT TTTAAGGAACCCGAGGAGAGCAGTagtgaggaagaggatgatgaaGACGTGGAGGCAGCTCTGAAGAAGGAGGTGAAGCAGCTCAAAGCGTCGTCAGGGAAACGAGAGCGGCGCTTCCAGGCCATGGACAGCGGGGCCAACAACGTCATCTTCATCAAGACCAAGAACCTCG accctGATAAGCTGGTGCATCACATCCTGTCAGACCTACACATCACCAAGAAGAACAAGTCACGAGTCATCCTCAGAATGCTGCCG GTGAGTGGAACGTGCAAGGCGTTCCAGGAGGACATGGATAAGTACCTGAGTGAGTTCTTAGAGCCGTGGTTTAAAGCCCCCAACCAGGGCAGCTACCAGATCGCCTTCAAGTCCCGGAACAGCTCCCACAACAAGAGGGACGACATCATCAAGGCCCTGGCAG GCCTGGTGGGGAAGATGAATCCTAAAAACAAGGTTGACCTGACGACCCCTGAGCTCACCATCATCGTCGAGGTCATCAAGAGTGTGTGCTGCGTCAGCGTCGTCAGGGACTACACTCTATACAGGAAGTACAACCTGCAGGAGGTTGCCAAGGAGGAGGGGCCTAAAGATGGGAAACAGGAAGAGGTCACCACAAACCAGGAAGAGATCAAGTCGAACCAGGAAGAGAAGGGTGGGAAACAGGAAGAGATCAAGTCGAACCAGGAAGAGAAGGATGGGAAACAGGAAGAGATCAAGTCAAACCAGGAAGGGAAGGATGGGAAACAGGAAGAGATCAAGTCGAACCAGGAAGGGAAGGATGGGAAACAGGAAGAGATCAAGTTGAAACAGGAAGAGGGAAAGGATGCCCCAAAAACAGACAAGGAAGGAAAgggggatgaagaggaggagaagtaG